ACTGTCCGGCACCGTCGGTCGGTGTGTGATggctggcagaggcgctgccgccttgcgtggcgctgctgctgcctgccAGGAGCGGCTCCCAAACAGCGGGCAGCTGGTGCGCAAAGACGCGGAGCAGCACTGGAACACCGACCTgcagcacagccggcagcaCCATGGTGAAGAGGGCACTCGTGCGGTACACCTGATCCACTGTGGTGCAGCCGCCGGGGATGAGGTTGGGGTTCGAGCCGTCCACGAgaacggcgaggcggcgtcgcgggTCGGCGAGGTCGGTGGGCACGGGCGGAAAACGGTCCTTGACGGgaccgcggccgccgacggggcgtgcgtggcgcggcggcgctgaggaaCGCCTGGACGGcacggagggggaggaggatgaggccgcggcggcagcggcgtcgccacgcTCCACACGGCTGCTGTCATAGCAGTTTCGCACCGGGGTCAGCGTCGTGTTGGCGGCCAGCGAGGCTGTTGCTGTCCGCATCGTCCGATAAGCGAactgccgcatcgcctcgGGCCGTGGTCTTCGCTTgttgctgatgctgctgctgctaccgctGCCGGCTGTCGTAATCGTGTGGTCAGCTCAGGTGTGTACGTgcgacgacaacggcgtggaggaggaggaggggtgagtgggtgggtgggcagaCGGCACGCAGCAACGTTCTGTGGACAGCCGCTTCCGTCGATGACGAGGCTGTTGCTGTTACAGTGGTGGCgtggaaggggagaggggtcGACAAAGGATTGGACAGAGTCAGCAACGGCAAAAACGAGGAATAGAGCCGCCAACGACACGCTTccggtgtgtgcgcctctctggGCCCTGAAGTGCCGGCGATGATGTCCGCTGGCACAGCTTGCGCCGAGGGAGCAGTGTCAGCaatgcatctctctctctctctctctctttctctgtgtggggtgcggtggggtg
Above is a genomic segment from Leishmania major strain Friedlin complete genome, chromosome 3 containing:
- a CDS encoding conserved hypothetical protein (previous protein_id=AAM69041.2); the protein is MRQFAYRTMRTATASLAANTTLTPVRNCYDSSRVERGDAAAAAASSSSPSVPSRRSSAPPRHARPVGGRGPVKDRFPPVPTDLADPRRRLAVLVDGSNPNLIPGGCTTVDQVYRTSALFTMVLPAVLQVGVPVLLRVFAHQLPAVWEPLLAGSSSATQGGSASASHHTPTDGAGQSISLVPLPLQPSSSTSSSTADAVIVPQVQFEYFRVERFIPVAMQMEADARHLYEFRHTNKVEGVCYVCHEVDRAMFISLMEEQRTGSVELEELLREIHGKGRRAEAKEEKATAAAFFNQYVLDELGMAGELLADSRSKSGA